The DNA segment ACGCTGCCGCAGGTGGACGAGGTGTATCTGGCACTGGGAACCACGATCAAGGTGGCTGGCAGCCAGGCCGCATTCCGCGCCGTCGACCTGGATGCCAATCTTGCGGTGGCGGTGGCCGCAGTTGCCGCCGGTGCGCGCCGCGTGGGGGTGGTCAGTGCGGCCGGCGCGGATTCCACATCGTCCGTGTTCTACAACCGCACCAAAGGTGAGCTGGAAGATGCGCTCAAGACCTTGGGCCTTGAGGCCTTGGTGATCGCGCGCCCTTCTCTGCTGCTTGACACCCGAGAGCACCTGGATCAGCCTGCACGGCTGGGCGAACGGATTGCGATTCCGGTGGCCAAGCTGCTCGCCCCCATTCTGCCGGCCACCTACCGGCCCGTGCATGCGCGGGCCGTTGCTTTGGCATTGGTGCGCAGCGTTCCAGCCGCACAAGGCATTGTGGAGCTGTCCTCTGACGCATTGATTCGGCTGGGCACCCCGGCCCCATGAGCACAGCCCTGTGAAGGCATGGGAGAGGCCCCGCTGAAGGGGGCACCAACCTCCCCCCCCAGCTGGCGCGGTTGGCACGATTGGCCTGAAAACAGGCATCTCCGGGAAGGCGGCCTGACTCGCGAACGCTTCAGGCCGGAGTCTGGCGCTCAGTGAGAAGGCGCAAGAAGCCGCTGTGCGCCCCACGCTGCCGTCGACGCCATCGATGTCCTCGGCGCCATCGACGTCATCGGGGTCTCCTGCTGCAAGGTGCACTGCCCTGCTCCAGCCGGTGAGCGCGGCGTCCATGGCTTTGCGCCAAGGGCCAGGCTCCCGCATTCAACCGGTCACCCGCCACTGTCGTCGCTTCGCTGCGCAGCAACGGTTGGCAGGTGCAATCGCCGCCGTGTCACAAAAGCTTCTTGGAAACATCACCCCCATG comes from the Comamonas terrigena NBRC 13299 genome and includes:
- a CDS encoding NAD(P)H-binding protein, whose translation is MNTQRTVLLAGATGLVGGLMIEALLADPQVTAVHALSRRALRTSHAKLCVHIVDFQQLPTLPQVDEVYLALGTTIKVAGSQAAFRAVDLDANLAVAVAAVAAGARRVGVVSAAGADSTSSVFYNRTKGELEDALKTLGLEALVIARPSLLLDTREHLDQPARLGERIAIPVAKLLAPILPATYRPVHARAVALALVRSVPAAQGIVELSSDALIRLGTPAP